The Desulfosporosinus acidiphilus SJ4 genome has a window encoding:
- a CDS encoding PaaI family thioesterase, with the protein MVRIADLENNNYWKHLGMMTEETEDGKIQLVMKVTENLKQFYGNVHGGAIASLFDACIAVAINQRLSPEEGASTVELKLNYLRPVQRGTLYALGNVIHKGRRIVVGQGEIKDDQGKTVAYGTATFMITQL; encoded by the coding sequence ATGGTTCGAATCGCCGATTTAGAAAACAACAACTACTGGAAGCACTTAGGAATGATGACGGAAGAGACTGAAGACGGAAAAATCCAACTGGTTATGAAAGTTACAGAGAATTTAAAACAATTCTACGGGAACGTACATGGCGGGGCCATCGCAAGCTTATTCGACGCATGTATAGCAGTGGCCATAAACCAGCGGCTTAGTCCTGAAGAAGGCGCCTCAACAGTAGAACTTAAACTTAACTATTTACGCCCGGTTCAGAGAGGAACACTTTATGCATTAGGAAACGTTATCCATAAAGGCAGGAGAATCGTCGTCGGACAAGGTGAAATTAAAGACGATCAGGGCAAAACTGTAGCCTACGGAACCGCGACCTTTATGATCACACAATTATAG
- a CDS encoding CPBP family intramembrane glutamic endopeptidase yields the protein MDGENEHHEVIEFHEYPEPQRNRTLNWVDLLTVLGGIIVIYIVLALGTLWLMKIWPNERVLMYLNAFLTQFSFILLILLLKVVRHWKWSDFGWRSVPLRKILPNIVKTYAITWVLNIGYVIFLYKQGMSPPTTDVYTKLLGQSSGVALILNLLLAGVLAPLVEETMFRGLIYGSLRTYCGKWTAAVISAAIFSGLHFQAYGFIPRFVLGIALVYLFDKYKSLYPNVALHSLNNVVATLIAAKFTG from the coding sequence ATGGACGGAGAAAATGAACATCATGAAGTTATAGAATTTCATGAGTATCCCGAACCCCAAAGAAACCGCACTTTAAACTGGGTTGATTTATTGACCGTTTTAGGCGGAATTATAGTGATTTATATAGTTCTGGCCCTGGGAACCCTCTGGTTAATGAAAATTTGGCCCAATGAGCGTGTTTTAATGTATCTCAATGCATTTTTAACCCAGTTTTCATTCATTCTTTTAATTTTGTTGTTAAAAGTAGTACGACATTGGAAATGGTCTGATTTTGGCTGGAGGTCGGTCCCTCTTCGAAAAATACTGCCAAATATCGTAAAAACATATGCAATAACTTGGGTTTTAAATATCGGGTATGTTATTTTTTTATATAAACAAGGAATGTCCCCGCCAACGACGGATGTCTACACTAAACTGCTTGGACAATCATCAGGGGTTGCCCTGATCTTGAATTTGCTTTTAGCAGGTGTTTTAGCCCCTTTGGTTGAGGAAACTATGTTTCGAGGACTGATCTACGGCAGTCTGAGAACTTATTGCGGCAAATGGACGGCTGCTGTTATCAGTGCAGCGATTTTCTCAGGGCTTCATTTTCAGGCCTACGGATTTATTCCCCGCTTTGTTTTAGGAATTGCTTTAGTTTATCTTTTTGATAAATACAAATCTCTTTATCCTAATGTCGCGCTGCACTCCTTAAACAACGTAGTAGCCACATTAATTGCGGCAAAGTTTACCGGATAG
- a CDS encoding hydrogenase small subunit: protein MRSVFLGPREGDFLSKSETYYQWACRKGVSRRDFFKFCTLMGAMLGLDAAEYPKIVSALQSKPRLPVIYLNLQECTCCGESFLRSSHPLVSDLIFNMISLDYMEVLQAAAGKQAEDVRLKTMKDYPGGYVLVVEGSATLGDGGVYCTIGGVTATELLKQTADGAAAVIAYGSCATNACVQGAHPNPTQAVPVRQVVKNKPVIDVPGCPPIAEVITGTIVHYLTFGKIPELTNQGRPKAFYEHRIHDNCVRRAFFDAGQFVESFDDEGAKQGWCLYKMGCKGPTTYNACAITEWNDGVSYPIKSGHPCIGCSENNFFDNTPFYTHLAKIPNNALGKDVDRVGMDVVGVAGLAVVAHAGMTAVVKHGENKKDKDRS from the coding sequence ATGCGATCTGTATTCTTGGGACCAAGGGAGGGAGACTTTTTGTCGAAATCTGAGACCTACTATCAATGGGCTTGCCGCAAAGGAGTATCCAGGAGAGACTTCTTCAAATTCTGCACTCTTATGGGTGCTATGTTGGGTTTGGATGCAGCAGAGTATCCGAAAATCGTTTCCGCTTTACAGTCGAAACCGCGGCTGCCGGTTATATATCTGAATTTACAGGAATGTACCTGCTGTGGTGAATCTTTTTTGCGTTCCTCTCATCCGTTAGTGTCTGATTTGATTTTTAATATGATTTCTCTCGACTACATGGAAGTGCTCCAAGCAGCCGCCGGCAAACAAGCAGAAGATGTGCGTTTAAAGACGATGAAGGATTATCCCGGGGGGTATGTCCTGGTGGTTGAAGGCAGCGCTACTTTAGGGGATGGGGGAGTTTACTGCACCATCGGAGGTGTAACGGCAACAGAGCTTCTGAAGCAAACGGCTGATGGAGCGGCTGCTGTCATTGCTTATGGCTCCTGTGCCACAAACGCCTGCGTTCAAGGGGCCCATCCCAATCCGACCCAAGCTGTTCCTGTTCGACAGGTTGTAAAAAATAAACCGGTGATTGATGTTCCTGGCTGTCCTCCTATTGCGGAAGTGATCACAGGAACAATAGTACATTATCTTACCTTCGGAAAGATCCCGGAGCTGACTAACCAAGGACGGCCTAAGGCCTTCTACGAACACCGCATCCACGACAACTGCGTCCGGCGGGCCTTTTTCGACGCGGGTCAATTTGTGGAATCCTTCGACGATGAAGGAGCGAAACAAGGCTGGTGTCTCTACAAAATGGGTTGTAAAGGTCCGACAACCTATAACGCATGTGCTATCACAGAATGGAATGATGGTGTAAGTTATCCGATTAAGTCGGGGCATCCTTGTATAGGATGTTCGGAAAATAACTTCTTTGATAACACTCCCTTCTATACTCACCTGGCGAAGATTCCTAACAATGCCCTGGGGAAAGATGTGGATCGGGTTGGGATGGATGTAGTGGGGGTAGCCGGTCTTGCGGTAGTGGCCCATGCCGGAATGACAGCGGTTGTAAAACACGGAGAAAATAAAAAAGATAAAGACAGGAGTTAA
- a CDS encoding HAD family hydrolase gives MRYQILLWDLDGTLTDPKQGITRSVQYALQKLGFPYPHEDELEWVIGPPLMDSFRVLLETEDNDLLTTALDFYRERFREIGMFENKVYPGIPELLASLKGKGCQHFLATSKPKIFAAEILKHFSLKDYFSKIMGSELNGKFVEKEDLIREVLQGVPQELRSKTVMIGDRRYDVQGARSNHIEVISVGYGYGTNEELELAAPDYLVSSVRELERLLQN, from the coding sequence ATGCGATATCAGATTTTACTTTGGGATCTTGATGGGACACTGACAGACCCCAAACAAGGTATTACACGCTCTGTACAGTATGCGCTCCAAAAGCTTGGTTTTCCCTATCCTCATGAAGACGAATTGGAATGGGTTATTGGACCGCCTTTAATGGATAGTTTCAGGGTGCTTCTTGAGACTGAAGATAACGATCTTCTAACAACTGCATTAGATTTTTATCGAGAACGTTTCAGAGAAATCGGCATGTTTGAAAATAAGGTTTATCCAGGCATTCCGGAATTGTTGGCCTCGTTAAAGGGAAAGGGCTGTCAGCATTTTTTGGCTACCTCAAAACCGAAAATTTTTGCCGCAGAAATACTAAAGCACTTTTCGCTGAAAGACTATTTTAGCAAGATCATGGGCAGCGAATTGAACGGAAAATTTGTAGAAAAGGAAGATCTAATTCGTGAAGTTTTGCAAGGAGTACCCCAAGAGCTCCGGTCCAAAACGGTTATGATCGGCGACCGTCGCTACGATGTTCAAGGGGCCAGATCTAATCATATTGAGGTTATTTCAGTTGGCTATGGTTATGGGACGAATGAAGAATTAGAGCTCGCAGCTCCGGATTATCTTGTTTCCAGCGTACGGGAGTTAGAGCGATTGCTTCAAAATTGA
- a CDS encoding prephenate dehydrogenase, producing the protein MQHPAATLTPGWSGLRVPKACIFGLGLIGGSWAGALHDLGWDVVAVDMVEASIEEAIRRGWIQEGWTEVPEFLEVDLVVLALPLKELVKGFSHLAVKIPKGAIVTDVGSIKSEICLKCQEELQGSEVYFIGGHPMAGSEQSGFEASNQNLFRGFPYVLTPSADCPEFVLEKFVQLVQGFGARVEFRDPSDHDREAAMVSHIPHILAVTLSLAAEDASFDGESLLSLAGRSFRDLTRVADSSPEMWKEIMVRNSETILEGLTLWEKRVREFREYLENGEGEKIAEVFRMAHNIRTAL; encoded by the coding sequence ATGCAGCATCCAGCGGCTACTTTGACGCCGGGATGGTCAGGCCTTCGGGTTCCGAAGGCCTGCATCTTTGGTTTAGGATTAATCGGCGGGTCTTGGGCGGGTGCCTTACACGATCTTGGTTGGGATGTAGTGGCTGTTGATATGGTAGAAGCAAGTATCGAAGAAGCGATACGACGAGGTTGGATTCAAGAAGGGTGGACCGAGGTACCGGAGTTTCTGGAAGTCGATCTTGTTGTCTTGGCCCTTCCGCTTAAAGAATTAGTCAAAGGGTTCAGCCATTTAGCAGTTAAAATTCCCAAAGGAGCTATTGTCACGGATGTCGGCAGTATTAAATCTGAAATTTGCCTCAAGTGTCAAGAAGAATTGCAAGGATCGGAAGTTTATTTTATAGGCGGGCACCCCATGGCGGGATCGGAACAGTCGGGATTCGAAGCATCCAATCAAAACCTTTTTCGGGGCTTCCCCTACGTCCTAACTCCTTCTGCAGACTGCCCGGAATTCGTTTTAGAAAAATTTGTGCAGCTGGTTCAGGGATTTGGGGCAAGGGTAGAGTTTCGCGATCCTTCGGATCACGACCGTGAAGCAGCTATGGTAAGTCATATCCCCCATATCTTGGCTGTTACGTTATCTTTAGCTGCCGAAGATGCTTCCTTTGACGGAGAGTCGCTTTTGTCTTTGGCAGGCCGCAGCTTTCGAGATCTGACACGAGTCGCAGACAGCTCTCCGGAAATGTGGAAAGAAATTATGGTGAGGAATTCAGAGACCATTCTGGAGGGACTAACCCTTTGGGAAAAGAGGGTGAGGGAATTTCGCGAGTACCTCGAGAATGGAGAAGGAGAGAAGATTGCAGAAGTGTTTCGGATGGCGCATAATATCCGCACTGCTCTTTGA
- the aroA gene encoding 3-phosphoshikimate 1-carboxyvinyltransferase, translated as MGGVFVKPITGVKGEIQVPGDKSISHRAALLGGMAFGETHVTNFLLGQDCLSTLGCLRELGVAWERQGTEVWLHGKGMDNWQEPANVLDAGNSGTTFRLMLGVLAGSPFSVTLTGDDSLRSRPMRRVTDPLKQMGARILGRREGNLAPITMQGGQLLGQSFQTEVASAQVKSALLLAGLRAKGETSVQEPTLSRDHTERMLRGFGVEVQSDNTIVKVKGGGKLTGQNVSVPGDISSAAFFLVLGSLVRQGEMILPEVGINPTRTGIIDVLQAMGADIEYLESSEICGEPRAALRVRPSQLRGIEISGDLIPRLIDEIPILALAASLAEGETVIRDAAELRIKETDRIKRVAEGLKALGATIEELPDGMRIKGRPELHGGEVSSFGDHRLAMTWAVAGMLSQEGVSVENMAAANVSFPNFLEIVEKVVL; from the coding sequence ATGGGAGGCGTATTTGTTAAGCCTATAACAGGAGTTAAGGGGGAAATTCAAGTTCCCGGAGATAAATCCATCTCTCATCGGGCTGCCCTTCTAGGCGGAATGGCCTTTGGTGAAACTCATGTTACCAATTTCTTATTGGGACAAGATTGCTTAAGTACTTTGGGATGTTTAAGAGAACTCGGCGTGGCTTGGGAAAGACAAGGAACTGAAGTATGGCTGCACGGAAAAGGCATGGACAATTGGCAAGAGCCAGCCAACGTTTTAGATGCGGGTAACTCCGGGACAACCTTCAGGCTAATGCTCGGTGTATTGGCGGGCAGTCCTTTTTCTGTGACCTTAACAGGAGATGATTCCCTGCGTTCACGCCCTATGAGACGGGTCACGGATCCCCTCAAACAAATGGGAGCACGTATTTTGGGACGAAGAGAGGGCAACTTGGCACCCATCACCATGCAAGGCGGTCAGCTGCTGGGACAGTCTTTTCAAACCGAGGTAGCTTCAGCCCAAGTCAAATCGGCGTTACTCTTAGCAGGCTTAAGAGCAAAGGGAGAAACCAGTGTACAAGAACCTACACTATCCCGGGATCATACGGAACGAATGCTTAGAGGCTTTGGGGTTGAGGTTCAAAGCGACAATACTATTGTAAAAGTTAAGGGCGGCGGGAAATTGACGGGTCAAAATGTTTCTGTTCCCGGGGATATATCTTCAGCAGCTTTTTTCTTAGTTTTAGGAAGTTTAGTTAGGCAAGGTGAGATGATTCTTCCGGAGGTTGGGATAAATCCGACTCGTACCGGGATTATTGACGTTCTGCAAGCCATGGGAGCAGATATCGAATACCTAGAAAGCTCAGAAATCTGCGGCGAACCTCGCGCAGCCTTGAGGGTTAGACCTTCTCAGCTGCGAGGAATTGAAATTAGCGGAGATTTAATTCCGCGTTTGATCGATGAAATACCAATCTTAGCATTAGCAGCCAGCTTAGCTGAAGGGGAAACTGTCATTCGCGATGCGGCAGAACTAAGGATTAAAGAAACAGATCGCATAAAAAGAGTTGCGGAAGGCTTAAAGGCTTTAGGCGCAACGATTGAAGAGCTGCCGGACGGAATGAGAATCAAGGGTCGGCCTGAGTTGCACGGCGGAGAAGTCAGCAGTTTCGGAGATCATCGCTTGGCAATGACTTGGGCAGTAGCAGGAATGCTCTCCCAAGAAGGAGTCAGCGTGGAAAATATGGCAGCTGCGAATGTCTCATTCCCTAATTTTTTAGAAATTGTAGAGAAGGTTGTTCTATGA
- a CDS encoding AzlD domain-containing protein gives MPIHFVETIFLMTLVTYGSRVLPFLLFKGTNVQGFVRNFIELVPIALLAALVIPELVTPGGSVVVLNNPYLWAGILTFLFARKIPNLFLGILFGMIVYWGLDKLMLVFH, from the coding sequence ATGCCGATTCATTTCGTTGAAACAATTTTTTTAATGACTTTGGTAACCTATGGTTCCCGGGTACTGCCGTTTCTATTATTTAAAGGGACAAATGTTCAAGGATTTGTGCGGAATTTTATTGAACTAGTCCCAATTGCCCTGCTGGCTGCTTTAGTTATTCCGGAGTTAGTTACTCCGGGAGGATCGGTTGTCGTACTTAACAATCCTTACTTATGGGCAGGGATTTTAACGTTTCTATTTGCTCGTAAGATTCCGAATTTATTTCTGGGAATACTCTTTGGCATGATTGTCTACTGGGGATTGGATAAGCTGATGCTTGTTTTCCATTAA
- the aroF gene encoding 3-deoxy-7-phosphoheptulonate synthase produces the protein MIIVLKMGATAEQIEEVSTRLTEEGFKVHLSEGVEKTIVGAVGDRTRIKALDLEALPWVEKVVPILAPYKLVSREFHPKDSIIRIGDHEIGGDKVHMMAGPCAVESREQIIETAHAVREAGATFLRGGAFKPRTSPYSFQGLEEEGLRYLADARTETGLLVVTEVIDARDVSLVAHYSDILQIGARNMQNFILLKEVAKCGKPVLLKRGPSATLEEWMMAAEYIMDGGNYQVMFCERGIRTFESYTRNTLDLTMVPALHTLSHLPVIVDPSHGTGRWQLVHPMAKAALAAGADGLIVEVHPQPEKAVSDGKQSLTPEKFKLMMDDLAGLSKALGRSLGEVSL, from the coding sequence ATGATTATTGTCTTAAAGATGGGTGCAACAGCTGAACAAATTGAAGAAGTTTCCACGCGGTTAACAGAAGAGGGATTTAAAGTACATCTTTCTGAAGGAGTCGAAAAGACGATTGTGGGTGCGGTAGGTGACCGTACTCGAATTAAGGCTCTTGATTTAGAAGCTTTGCCTTGGGTTGAAAAAGTCGTGCCGATATTAGCGCCTTACAAATTGGTCAGTCGTGAATTTCACCCGAAGGATAGTATCATTCGTATTGGAGACCATGAAATAGGCGGCGATAAGGTTCATATGATGGCAGGGCCCTGTGCAGTGGAAAGCAGAGAACAGATTATAGAAACAGCACACGCCGTACGAGAAGCTGGGGCAACTTTTTTGCGCGGCGGTGCTTTTAAGCCGCGTACTTCCCCTTATTCCTTCCAGGGGCTGGAAGAGGAAGGACTGCGCTATTTAGCCGATGCCCGGACTGAAACAGGGCTGTTAGTGGTGACAGAGGTTATCGATGCCAGAGATGTCTCTCTCGTAGCCCATTATTCAGATATCCTGCAGATCGGTGCAAGAAATATGCAGAACTTTATTCTTCTTAAAGAAGTGGCGAAATGCGGAAAGCCTGTCCTATTGAAACGAGGACCTTCAGCAACATTGGAAGAGTGGATGATGGCGGCCGAATATATCATGGATGGCGGAAATTACCAAGTCATGTTTTGCGAGCGCGGAATCCGCACCTTTGAGAGCTATACCCGCAATACCCTGGATCTAACAATGGTTCCGGCCTTGCATACTCTCTCTCATTTGCCTGTTATCGTTGATCCCAGTCATGGCACAGGCCGGTGGCAACTGGTTCATCCTATGGCTAAAGCGGCCTTGGCAGCCGGAGCAGACGGTTTAATCGTCGAAGTTCATCCCCAGCCGGAGAAAGCTGTGTCCGATGGAAAGCAGTCCTTAACTCCGGAAAAGTTTAAACTAATGATGGATGATTTGGCCGGATTAAGCAAAGCCCTTGGTCGTTCCCTAGGGGAAGTGAGCTTGTGA
- a CDS encoding AzlC family ABC transporter permease, translating to MSSAKIEPMEKGFVFGLRQSLSIVVGYAPVAVTFGILATQFGISVWEAGLMSCFVFAGASQFIAIEMLHQGATAWMIGLTTLIVNIRHVLMSLSVVHFFPERSRTWSLGLAQGLTDETFVLNSRILKEVAEEEQRRRIMLGVNSGAFASWVIFTVLGGLIGKWLPVQFSGFQFALLALFIILTASSLSRKNLMTYILAGILAVVFKLLLPGKLYIILSVALAAGIGAVWKSRNDKLNH from the coding sequence ATGAGTTCTGCGAAAATAGAACCTATGGAAAAAGGGTTTGTCTTTGGGCTGCGTCAATCGTTAAGTATTGTCGTAGGGTATGCTCCTGTAGCTGTAACCTTCGGCATTTTAGCAACTCAGTTTGGTATAAGTGTTTGGGAAGCAGGGCTGATGTCCTGTTTCGTATTTGCCGGCGCCTCTCAGTTCATTGCTATTGAAATGCTTCACCAAGGTGCCACGGCATGGATGATAGGTCTTACCACCTTAATTGTTAATATCCGACATGTACTTATGAGTCTTTCCGTTGTGCATTTTTTCCCAGAAAGATCGCGCACTTGGTCACTAGGATTAGCCCAAGGACTCACCGATGAGACCTTTGTCCTCAATTCAAGAATTCTCAAGGAGGTGGCAGAAGAAGAACAGCGCCGCCGTATTATGTTGGGAGTTAATTCGGGCGCCTTTGCTTCCTGGGTTATCTTTACAGTGTTAGGCGGGCTGATTGGCAAATGGCTGCCGGTCCAGTTCTCTGGTTTTCAATTCGCACTTCTCGCTCTCTTCATCATCTTGACTGCCTCTTCCTTGTCCCGAAAGAATCTGATGACGTATATTCTTGCCGGGATCTTAGCAGTCGTCTTCAAACTGCTTCTTCCAGGAAAACTATACATTATCTTAAGTGTTGCCCTTGCCGCAGGAATCGGAGCAGTCTGGAAAAGCAGAAACGATAAGCTAAACCATTGA
- the cybH gene encoding Ni/Fe-hydrogenase, b-type cytochrome subunit, giving the protein MSILRSQVYVWQFPVRFFHWVNALAITVLFLTGMYIGHPILESPGEATGHFFMGRVRYWHGLFAFIFIANMLFRLYWFWAGNEYSKMKLWKKDFWRDSVRTFKYYTFMTHEHVSHVGHNALAQLMYFVFVWAGGLLIILTGLAMRGGGDPNGTIQALFGWVVPLFHNEYQVRNLHHFLAWGYAVFLVGHLYMVLRQDILDDDGTISSMINGYKFELNSNKDNK; this is encoded by the coding sequence ATGAGTATTCTTCGCAGTCAGGTTTATGTCTGGCAATTTCCCGTACGGTTTTTCCATTGGGTTAACGCTCTGGCTATCACAGTACTTTTCTTAACGGGAATGTATATCGGGCATCCAATCTTGGAATCTCCAGGCGAGGCAACAGGGCATTTTTTTATGGGGAGAGTTCGTTATTGGCATGGATTATTCGCTTTTATTTTTATTGCCAACATGCTGTTTCGACTCTACTGGTTTTGGGCAGGAAATGAATATTCGAAAATGAAATTGTGGAAAAAAGATTTTTGGCGGGATTCCGTCAGAACCTTTAAATACTATACGTTTATGACCCATGAACATGTTTCCCATGTAGGACATAATGCACTTGCCCAATTGATGTACTTCGTTTTTGTCTGGGCGGGAGGTTTGTTAATCATCCTTACCGGCTTGGCGATGCGCGGGGGAGGTGATCCTAACGGGACTATCCAAGCCCTTTTTGGTTGGGTAGTTCCTCTCTTTCACAACGAGTATCAGGTCCGCAATCTGCATCATTTTCTAGCCTGGGGATATGCTGTTTTCTTAGTTGGACACTTATATATGGTGCTGCGTCAAGATATTCTTGATGATGACGGAACTATATCCTCAATGATCAATGGCTATAAATTCGAACTTAATTCCAATAAGGATAACAAGTGA
- the cmk gene encoding (d)CMP kinase, producing MAYRERHELQIAIDGPAGAGKSTVAKLVAKQLNLFYVDTGAMYRAIAYKALTSGIPINDEEKVSQIAQTAQVVLDHSEERLVWCDGQNVTQAIRNPEISRAVATVAAYSKVRERLVELQRREAARGGVVMDGRDIGTHVLPGADLKIFLTASAEERAKRRWIELRNAGKDIPFEEVARDMQRRDRQDTEREVSPLEPAPDAKILDTTGLKVEDIVAEILRLAQEG from the coding sequence GTGGCGTATAGAGAACGACATGAATTGCAAATTGCAATCGATGGACCTGCTGGAGCAGGAAAGAGCACGGTTGCAAAGCTTGTGGCCAAACAATTGAACTTATTTTATGTAGATACCGGTGCAATGTACCGAGCAATTGCTTATAAAGCATTGACAAGCGGGATTCCCATCAACGATGAAGAAAAGGTTAGTCAAATCGCCCAAACTGCTCAGGTAGTGCTTGATCACTCTGAGGAACGCTTGGTGTGGTGTGATGGTCAAAATGTCACTCAAGCTATTAGAAACCCGGAAATTTCTCGGGCTGTTGCCACGGTTGCTGCTTATTCAAAGGTGAGGGAACGTTTAGTTGAGCTTCAGCGTAGGGAGGCAGCCCGAGGCGGGGTGGTTATGGATGGCCGGGATATTGGCACTCATGTGCTGCCTGGAGCGGATCTTAAAATTTTCTTAACTGCTTCGGCTGAAGAACGTGCCAAGCGTCGGTGGATTGAACTCAGGAATGCCGGCAAAGATATCCCCTTTGAGGAAGTAGCCCGGGATATGCAAAGACGTGACCGTCAGGATACGGAGCGGGAAGTTTCGCCTTTAGAACCGGCTCCCGATGCCAAGATTCTGGATACGACAGGCTTAAAGGTTGAGGATATTGTTGCAGAAATCCTTCGTTTAGCACAGGAGGGATAA
- a CDS encoding nickel-dependent hydrogenase large subunit: MTTRIVVDPITRIEGHLRIEAVVDGNRITDAISAGTVFRGIEKIVENRDPRDVWAFVQRICGVCTHIHALASIRAVEDALDIRIPKNANYIRNIMTTTQFVQDHVIHFYHLHGFDWIDVVSALKADPAQASALARSISDWPNSSDGYFRDVQNKVKTFVESGQLGIFANAYWGHPAYRLPPEANLVGVAHYLEALVWQKEIAKIHTIFGGKNPHPNYLVGGMASTLNMNDNDVVNMERLNLVKTKIDEAQVFVNQVLIPDIFAIASFYKQDLYGGGVGNYLAYGGIPTVDIREPDSFLFPGGVVLDRDLSKVQDVDLKDPQQIQEFVPHSWYRYDDPKAGLHPWQGKTEAAYNGPNPPYNNLDENKGYSWIKTPRWKGRPMEVGPLARFVVAYARGNKEIKGLVDDALHRLNLPVTALYSTLGRTLARALESKYLVNHLAGFYSDLVANIKAGDSQAFNGEKWDPEKWPAQAQGVGFTEAPRGALGHWVKINQGKVSSYQAVVPTTWNASPRDAAGQKGPYEASLLDTPVAHQDQPLEMLRTIHSFDPCLACATHLLTPQGDEILKVRVV; encoded by the coding sequence ATGACCACAAGAATCGTCGTTGACCCCATTACCCGAATCGAGGGACATTTGCGAATTGAAGCAGTTGTTGACGGCAATCGGATTACTGATGCCATCAGTGCAGGCACAGTCTTTCGTGGGATTGAAAAAATTGTAGAAAACCGGGACCCTCGGGATGTCTGGGCCTTTGTGCAAAGAATTTGCGGAGTGTGTACCCATATTCATGCTCTGGCTTCAATTCGGGCAGTTGAAGATGCCTTGGATATACGCATTCCTAAAAATGCCAACTATATCCGGAACATCATGACGACAACCCAGTTTGTCCAAGACCATGTTATCCATTTTTACCACCTGCATGGTTTTGATTGGATCGATGTTGTGAGTGCCCTTAAGGCTGATCCGGCACAAGCAAGTGCTTTAGCACGCTCAATTTCCGATTGGCCCAATTCCTCCGATGGTTATTTCCGGGATGTGCAAAACAAGGTAAAAACTTTTGTGGAGAGCGGACAACTTGGTATTTTCGCCAATGCCTATTGGGGGCATCCGGCGTATCGTCTTCCTCCGGAGGCAAATTTAGTCGGGGTTGCCCATTATCTGGAAGCCCTGGTTTGGCAAAAGGAAATTGCTAAGATTCATACCATTTTCGGAGGAAAAAATCCCCATCCTAATTACTTAGTTGGAGGAATGGCCAGCACTCTTAATATGAACGACAATGATGTCGTCAATATGGAACGTTTAAATTTAGTAAAAACAAAAATTGATGAAGCTCAAGTTTTTGTCAATCAGGTATTGATACCGGACATTTTTGCTATTGCAAGCTTTTACAAGCAGGATCTATACGGCGGAGGCGTAGGAAATTATTTAGCTTATGGCGGTATTCCTACGGTTGATATTCGCGAACCTGATAGCTTTCTGTTTCCCGGGGGAGTTGTTTTAGACCGAGATTTAAGCAAAGTACAAGATGTCGATCTGAAAGATCCTCAGCAAATACAAGAATTTGTTCCCCATTCCTGGTATCGTTATGATGACCCTAAAGCAGGACTGCACCCCTGGCAAGGGAAAACGGAAGCTGCCTACAATGGGCCTAACCCGCCTTACAACAATCTCGATGAGAACAAAGGGTACAGTTGGATAAAAACTCCCCGTTGGAAAGGCCGTCCAATGGAAGTAGGTCCCTTAGCCCGTTTTGTTGTAGCTTATGCCCGTGGTAATAAGGAAATCAAAGGTTTGGTTGATGATGCACTTCATCGTTTAAATTTACCCGTTACTGCTCTTTATTCAACTTTAGGACGCACTTTGGCTAGGGCTTTGGAGTCGAAATACTTGGTAAATCATCTTGCCGGTTTTTATAGTGACTTAGTAGCCAATATCAAAGCCGGTGACAGTCAGGCCTTTAACGGAGAAAAATGGGACCCGGAAAAATGGCCGGCTCAAGCTCAAGGAGTCGGTTTTACGGAAGCTCCCCGGGGTGCCTTGGGGCATTGGGTCAAGATCAATCAGGGGAAGGTCAGTTCCTACCAGGCTGTGGTGCCCACAACCTGGAATGCTTCTCCCCGAGACGCTGCAGGTCAAAAAGGGCCATATGAAGCGTCGTTGTTAGATACCCCTGTTGCTCATCAAGATCAACCTTTGGAAATGTTGCGAACGATTCACTCCTTCGACCCTTGTTTAGCCTGTGCCACTCATTTGTTAACTCCTCAGGGAGATGAAATTCTTAAAGTTCGGGTAGTTTAA